The Synechococcales cyanobacterium T60_A2020_003 genome segment GGATACAAAATCCTGACTTGACCAACAATAGGCGATTTCAGTCACCCCAAAGCGCGATCGCGCATAGTCTTCTAAGCGCTGGAATCGTTCTTCGGTGGCGTGGACAACGCCTTGGGAGGTAATCCCTTGACAGGGATCGTGACAGGGATCGCCCTCATTCACCTCTGTAACGCGAGTCTTTTCAAAGACATAGTTCGATTCATCGGCGATCGCCCGCGCGAGATGGAGTAAATATTTACGAGGATGGAACTGCGCCTGCTGATCAAAGGCAACGGCTCCCTCAATGGGAAAGGGAAGAGATGTCTCTTGCACAAACGCTGCTAGAAGTCCAAGTTTTACCGCTGCTTCAACTTCGGCCTTGAATGACGGCAACGGTTTTACCTGCCTGCTTGAGCTGATAGGCCGTTGTAAGGCCAGCAATGCCTGCACCAATAACCGCGACATCCACGGAAACACCGTCAAATGTTTCTCGGACAAGCGAGGGGAAGGGGGGTGTCGTTGTAGATTCAATCCAGAAAGATAAGGAAGGGGAACAACTAGCCATAAATAAAGATATTCTGTAGGAACGCTACAGATACCTTACTGATTTATGGCGGTCGCCCTCATCCATCAGCGGATTGAGTCTACTCCCTCTCTTCAGATAGACATTATTGATCCATTGTCTTGTTGAATCTTCCGTAGGTAGAACCGATTCGCAATGTGTCCTAGGGAAAAGAGCAGCGTTGCGTTACTGGTTGCCCCCACCATCACCCCTATACCGGGAAGGGTTTCAATGATACTCAGTCCACTTTTAATGATTCCCGACCCACCAAATGAGAGAGCATAGATTGCAAGCGCTTCTCCCCGTCGAGTCGGCTCATTGAGCGAGAATCCGTAGACTGCCGCAATTTTGTAGATCATTTCAGCTTGGAGGGCTGATACTGCCGCTAAATCAAC includes the following:
- a CDS encoding FAD-binding oxidoreductase → MASCSPSLSFWIESTTTPPFPSLVRETFDGVSVDVAVIGAGIAGLTTAYQLKQAGKTVAVIQGRS